From Hyalangium minutum, the proteins below share one genomic window:
- a CDS encoding MnmC family methyltransferase: MESDNPRDGDFELVTLRNGARAVRHLGHGEVMHPSIGPWQEALRLYVDQPRLAERLRQPGPPLVILDVGLGAATNAVAALTRARELGPERQRPLEVISLEVDLAPLRLALADPAGFPFLQPFREAAEALMRDGLWEEEGIRWRLHLGNAVSVLEGALPLADWIFFDPFSPASNPEMWTEAVLSRVRARSREDGEGALLMTYSAATPTRVTLLLAGFYVGAGVSTGTKGETTIASTRLEALEKPLGARWLERWRRSSSRAPHGAPLTPEMEERLLAHPQWRAVGG, from the coding sequence GTGGAGTCCGACAACCCAAGAGATGGTGACTTCGAGCTGGTGACGCTGCGCAATGGCGCCCGCGCCGTGCGCCACCTGGGGCACGGCGAGGTGATGCACCCCAGCATTGGTCCCTGGCAGGAGGCCCTGCGCCTCTACGTAGACCAGCCCCGCCTCGCCGAGCGCCTGCGCCAGCCTGGGCCTCCGCTGGTCATTCTCGACGTGGGCCTGGGGGCCGCCACCAACGCTGTGGCCGCGCTCACCCGCGCCCGCGAGCTGGGCCCCGAGCGCCAGCGGCCCCTCGAGGTCATCAGCCTCGAGGTGGATCTCGCGCCGCTCCGGTTGGCTCTGGCGGACCCCGCCGGCTTTCCCTTCCTCCAGCCCTTCCGAGAGGCCGCCGAGGCGCTCATGCGCGACGGGCTCTGGGAAGAGGAGGGGATCCGCTGGCGGCTCCACCTGGGCAACGCCGTCTCGGTGCTGGAGGGAGCGCTGCCCCTCGCTGATTGGATCTTCTTCGATCCGTTCTCGCCTGCGTCCAACCCGGAGATGTGGACCGAGGCCGTGCTGTCCCGCGTGCGCGCTCGCAGCCGCGAGGACGGGGAGGGCGCGCTGCTGATGACGTACAGCGCCGCCACGCCGACCCGCGTCACCCTGCTGCTGGCGGGCTTCTACGTGGGGGCGGGCGTGTCCACCGGCACCAAGGGGGAGACGACGATCGCCTCAACCCGCCTGGAGGCACTCGAAAAGCCGCTGGGAGCGCGGTGGCTGGAGCGGTGGCGCCGCTCCTCCTCTCGCGCCCCCCATGGCGCGCCGCTCACTCCCGAGATGGAGGAGCGGCTCCTGGCCCATCCGCAGTGGCGTGCGGTGGGGGGATGA
- a CDS encoding TIGR02265 family protein encodes MTSEKLVHAQTVEALFVRAFENRLTPASREAFKRAGLDLDRKLERTYTLEQWKDFLRTAAAHIYGGVPAEAAYYSLGGRFMDAWFGTFLGKALLGVARLAGPRRMLLRAGQGFRGGNNFSEVQVVERGPTSLELQVNDVMADQPTFMAGVLARAVELAGGWRVVAVPEGFDGTACTFHIRWSEVPAVAGLSENAQAGGNAVAPRPRA; translated from the coding sequence ATGACTTCAGAGAAGCTGGTTCACGCACAGACAGTTGAGGCGTTGTTCGTCCGCGCCTTCGAGAACCGCCTGACGCCCGCCAGCCGGGAGGCCTTCAAGCGGGCGGGGCTGGATCTCGACCGGAAGCTGGAGCGGACCTACACGCTGGAGCAGTGGAAGGACTTCCTGCGGACCGCCGCAGCCCACATCTACGGTGGGGTGCCTGCGGAGGCCGCGTACTACTCGCTGGGTGGGCGGTTCATGGATGCCTGGTTTGGCACCTTCCTGGGCAAGGCGCTGCTGGGCGTGGCGCGGCTTGCGGGCCCCCGGCGCATGCTGCTGCGGGCCGGCCAGGGCTTCCGGGGTGGCAACAACTTCAGCGAGGTGCAGGTGGTGGAGCGCGGCCCCACGTCGCTGGAGCTGCAGGTGAACGATGTGATGGCGGATCAGCCCACCTTCATGGCGGGGGTGCTGGCGCGGGCCGTGGAGCTGGCTGGCGGCTGGCGCGTGGTGGCAGTGCCCGAGGGCTTCGACGGCACGGCATGCACGTTCCACATCCGCTGGTCCGAAGTGCCCGCCGTGGCCGGCCTGAGTGAGAACGCCCAGGCCGGGGGCAACGCCGTCGCGCCGCGTCCCCGGGCGTGA
- a CDS encoding ADP-ribosylglycohydrolase family protein, with the protein MDRSQFLGCIVGLAVGDALGYPAEFRSRAQLLREVGPQGITGFLRLKDPRFSRPFMTGPDHPPGTFTDDTQMTLAVAEALLSHGRAGRDALMQEMGRRFVEWHRSPDNNRAPGATCGRGCENLEQGVPWREAGVANSKGCGSAMRVAPLGLFYEDLDEVESVARDSSLPTHGHPSALESSAAAALLVALALRGEPPARMYEEVMRRCGGRSPDFDACFSRVPEVLNRPPEEVLTKAVLGEGWVAEEAVASALYCFWRHPDDYRAAVLEAVNTDGDSDSLATIAGSISGARLGLGAIPSEWARGVERSAYLHEVGTRLAAARGL; encoded by the coding sequence ATGGACCGCTCTCAGTTCCTTGGCTGCATCGTGGGGCTCGCTGTCGGGGACGCGCTTGGCTACCCCGCCGAGTTCCGGTCGCGGGCCCAGCTCCTTCGTGAGGTGGGCCCCCAGGGCATCACCGGGTTCCTCCGCCTGAAGGACCCGCGCTTCTCGCGGCCTTTCATGACGGGGCCGGATCACCCGCCGGGCACCTTCACGGACGACACGCAGATGACGCTGGCGGTGGCTGAGGCGCTCCTGTCCCACGGCCGCGCGGGGCGAGACGCGCTGATGCAGGAAATGGGGCGCCGCTTCGTGGAGTGGCACCGCTCGCCCGACAACAACCGGGCGCCGGGCGCTACCTGTGGCCGAGGCTGCGAGAACCTGGAGCAGGGTGTGCCCTGGCGGGAGGCGGGCGTTGCGAACAGCAAGGGCTGTGGCAGCGCGATGCGCGTGGCGCCCCTGGGCCTCTTCTATGAAGATCTGGACGAGGTGGAGTCCGTGGCTCGGGACTCCTCTCTGCCGACGCATGGGCATCCCTCGGCGCTGGAGTCCTCCGCCGCGGCCGCGCTGCTGGTGGCGCTGGCGCTGCGGGGCGAGCCCCCCGCTCGGATGTATGAGGAGGTCATGCGCCGCTGCGGGGGACGGAGCCCGGATTTCGACGCGTGCTTCTCGCGGGTGCCGGAGGTGCTGAACCGCCCTCCCGAAGAGGTGCTCACGAAGGCCGTGCTGGGCGAGGGCTGGGTGGCGGAGGAGGCCGTGGCCAGCGCCCTCTACTGCTTCTGGCGCCACCCGGACGACTACCGGGCGGCTGTGCTGGAAGCGGTGAATACCGATGGTGATTCAGACAGCCTTGCGACCATTGCTGGCTCGATCAGCGGGGCGCGGCTGGGGTTGGGAGCGATCCCCTCGGAGTGGGCGCGGGGAGTGGAGCGCTCCGCGTACCTCCACGAGGTGGGCACCCGGCTCGCCGCAGCGCGCGGGCTGTAG
- a CDS encoding ornithine cyclodeaminase family protein: MPTLLLSANDLRNLYTVDLGLNAVERAFKAHGLGEALMPPKVYLSLPKYDGDFRAMPAFLDGAAGVKWVNAHPRNPEKHQLPTVRAVYVLSDPETASPLAIMDGTLLTAWRTGAAGGVASKYLARAKPRTLGLVGCGVQARVLIDAHRALFEGLELLLADASEAAAQALQKEKGGRVVSLQEASGADIVCTSTPVRSPVVKREWVKAGAHINAMGADAPGKQELEASILQAGRIFIDDEEQALHSGEVNVPLHDGQLKKEQIAGTLGEVVAGKRKGRQGDEITIFDSTGLAVQDVALARALYEVARAKGVGQMFDLVGSG; encoded by the coding sequence ATGCCAACCCTCCTGCTGAGCGCGAACGATCTCCGCAACCTGTACACCGTGGACCTGGGGCTGAACGCCGTGGAGCGAGCCTTCAAGGCGCACGGGCTGGGCGAGGCGCTGATGCCTCCGAAGGTGTACCTCTCGCTGCCGAAGTACGACGGGGACTTCCGGGCGATGCCGGCGTTCCTGGATGGGGCGGCGGGAGTGAAGTGGGTGAACGCGCATCCTCGCAACCCGGAGAAGCACCAGCTGCCGACGGTGCGCGCGGTGTACGTGCTGAGTGATCCGGAGACGGCGTCGCCGCTGGCGATCATGGACGGCACGCTGCTGACGGCGTGGCGGACGGGTGCAGCGGGGGGCGTGGCATCGAAGTACCTGGCGCGGGCGAAGCCTCGGACGCTGGGGCTGGTGGGGTGCGGGGTGCAGGCGCGGGTGCTGATCGACGCGCACCGGGCGCTGTTCGAGGGGCTCGAGCTGCTGCTGGCGGACGCGTCGGAGGCGGCGGCGCAGGCGCTGCAGAAGGAGAAAGGCGGGCGGGTGGTGAGCCTGCAGGAGGCGTCGGGAGCGGACATCGTGTGCACGTCGACGCCGGTGCGCTCGCCGGTGGTGAAGCGAGAGTGGGTGAAGGCGGGGGCGCACATCAACGCGATGGGAGCGGACGCGCCGGGCAAGCAGGAACTGGAGGCGAGCATCCTGCAAGCGGGGCGGATCTTCATCGACGACGAGGAGCAGGCGCTGCACTCGGGTGAGGTGAACGTGCCGCTGCACGACGGTCAGCTGAAGAAGGAGCAGATCGCAGGCACGCTGGGTGAGGTGGTGGCGGGGAAGAGGAAAGGGCGCCAGGGGGACGAGATCACGATCTTCGACTCGACGGGGCTGGCGGTGCAGGACGTGGCGCTGGCGCGAGCGCTCTACGAGGTGGCGCGCGCCAAGGGCGTGGGCCAGATGTTCGATCTCGTGGGCAGCGGGTAG
- a CDS encoding Hint domain-containing protein has protein sequence MFNRIWGAIALAVGALLPMQVLAQPILTARCTVDSLSTNAAAAARVEWARKCGTLQNVGDPAAFFNTGQAAAGGGTLKDYLEADPEKNPEGEGAFTGPDYLFKMNTSAMMALYLSGPTYQTTDLNGYFQWSRDSWRRKGRQLYPTFSTSSDITSEDNIQLFPHKNLEDCMFYLDKESTQPVFTPSHVNGYCEAACYTPEQKILFSSGEVPILDAMNSLRDDLITLTPDSTLDNLRLHQNSTYSYTRELRDAEQKLCIITTQSGGRLSITLEHPVINGEGRIVQAQTLKVGDELVKADGTLDPIVDIQRTTYFGKVYNIAPVSTDLVSNILVAQGYLVGSVRFQNDEVRYINRIILYGVPTDVIP, from the coding sequence ATGTTCAATAGAATCTGGGGTGCCATCGCCTTGGCGGTGGGGGCGCTGTTGCCGATGCAGGTGCTCGCGCAGCCCATCCTCACGGCTCGATGCACTGTCGACAGCCTGAGTACGAATGCGGCGGCGGCGGCTCGAGTCGAGTGGGCTCGCAAGTGCGGGACGCTCCAGAACGTCGGGGATCCGGCAGCCTTCTTCAACACGGGCCAGGCTGCCGCGGGGGGCGGGACGCTGAAGGACTATCTGGAGGCCGATCCGGAGAAGAACCCGGAGGGTGAGGGCGCGTTCACGGGCCCGGACTACCTCTTCAAGATGAACACCTCCGCCATGATGGCCCTGTACCTGTCGGGCCCCACCTACCAGACGACGGATCTCAACGGTTACTTCCAGTGGTCGCGGGACTCGTGGCGGAGGAAGGGGCGTCAGCTCTACCCCACCTTCAGCACCTCGTCGGACATCACCTCCGAGGACAACATCCAGCTCTTCCCTCACAAAAATCTCGAGGACTGCATGTTCTATCTCGATAAGGAGAGCACCCAGCCGGTCTTCACTCCCTCCCATGTGAACGGCTACTGCGAGGCGGCTTGCTACACCCCCGAGCAGAAGATCCTCTTCTCCAGCGGAGAGGTGCCCATCCTCGACGCGATGAACTCACTGCGCGATGACCTGATCACGCTGACCCCGGACTCCACGCTCGACAACCTGCGGCTGCACCAGAACAGCACCTATAGCTACACGCGAGAGCTCCGCGATGCGGAGCAGAAGCTCTGCATCATCACCACCCAGTCTGGCGGCCGGCTCAGCATCACCCTCGAGCATCCTGTCATCAACGGCGAGGGCCGCATCGTGCAGGCGCAGACCCTCAAGGTGGGCGACGAGCTGGTGAAGGCGGATGGCACCCTGGATCCCATCGTGGACATTCAGAGGACCACCTACTTCGGGAAGGTCTACAACATCGCGCCAGTGTCGACGGATCTGGTGTCCAACATCCTCGTGGCTCAGGGCTATCTGGTGGGCTCCGTGCGGTTCCAGAACGACGAGGTGCGCTACATCAACCGCATCATCCTCTATGGCGTGCCCACCGACGTCATCCCTTAG
- a CDS encoding DUF4082 domain-containing protein — MSRASLFLTLALAASLTRCAPPDSEPEQAPTPAESTQALTPGGGLRLMTYNIKHGEVSSLDAIANVIKGQGPDLVALQEVDSLTHRSGKVDQAARLGQLTGMYASFVPSLLSYDGGQYGLTLLSRYPIRSSTRIPLRSAAEQRILALYEVELDAQHILPVGVTHFGTVDATERLNQAADVKAALTGKPWALLGGDFNASPSESGITSLLQLLTDAWARGGSGSGYTSSASFPTRRIDYLMLGSAWTSPVTARVVSASSQSDHLPVVATLILPWSQTLLGDRVPGTAVQADTKAVEVGVRFRSNVPGTITALRFYRGTRNASGYVARLWTSAGTLLAQVPVTDGAIPGWQEVALPSPVAISANTLYVVSYYSSNGQFARDVDGLLNAIVSGNLTAPSSASVGGNGIYVYATGGGFPTASYKNTNYWVDVRFVPSP; from the coding sequence ATGAGCCGCGCCTCCCTCTTCCTCACCCTGGCCCTCGCCGCCTCTCTCACCCGCTGTGCGCCCCCGGACTCCGAGCCGGAACAGGCCCCCACTCCCGCCGAGAGCACCCAGGCCCTCACCCCCGGTGGCGGTCTTCGGCTCATGACCTACAACATCAAGCACGGAGAGGTGAGCAGCCTCGACGCCATCGCCAACGTCATCAAGGGCCAGGGTCCGGACCTCGTCGCGCTCCAGGAGGTGGACAGCCTCACCCACCGCTCGGGCAAGGTGGATCAGGCCGCGCGGCTCGGGCAGCTCACCGGCATGTACGCGTCGTTCGTGCCCTCGCTCCTCAGCTATGACGGAGGCCAGTACGGGCTCACGCTCCTGTCCCGCTACCCCATCCGCTCCTCGACGCGCATCCCCCTGCGCTCCGCCGCCGAGCAGCGCATCCTCGCCCTCTATGAGGTGGAGCTGGACGCCCAGCACATCCTCCCCGTGGGCGTCACCCACTTCGGCACCGTCGACGCCACCGAGCGCCTCAATCAGGCCGCCGACGTCAAGGCCGCCCTCACCGGCAAGCCCTGGGCGCTGCTCGGCGGCGACTTCAACGCCTCGCCCTCCGAGTCCGGCATCACCAGCCTGCTCCAGCTCCTCACCGACGCGTGGGCCCGCGGCGGCTCGGGCAGCGGCTACACCAGTTCCGCCAGCTTCCCCACCCGCCGCATCGACTACCTGATGCTCGGCTCCGCATGGACCTCGCCCGTGACGGCCCGCGTCGTCAGCGCGTCCTCGCAGTCGGATCACCTCCCCGTCGTCGCCACCCTCATCCTGCCCTGGAGCCAGACCCTGCTGGGCGATCGCGTCCCCGGCACCGCCGTCCAGGCCGACACCAAGGCCGTCGAGGTGGGCGTCCGCTTCCGCAGCAACGTCCCCGGCACCATCACGGCCCTCCGCTTCTACCGAGGCACCCGGAACGCCAGCGGCTACGTGGCCCGCCTGTGGACCAGCGCCGGCACCCTGCTCGCCCAGGTCCCCGTCACCGATGGCGCCATCCCCGGCTGGCAGGAGGTGGCACTCCCCTCGCCCGTCGCCATCTCCGCCAACACCCTGTACGTGGTCTCCTACTACTCCTCGAACGGGCAGTTCGCGCGGGACGTCGACGGCCTGCTGAACGCCATCGTCAGCGGCAACCTCACCGCCCCCAGCAGCGCCAGCGTGGGCGGCAATGGCATCTACGTCTACGCCACCGGCGGCGGCTTCCCCACGGCCTCCTACAAGAACACCAACTACTGGGTGGACGTCCGCTTCGTGCCCTCTCCGTAA
- a CDS encoding S8 family serine peptidase: MKSWSRLITACLVLTSMGALAAPPRVPEQGKLVRSPEPVKGEYLVVLKEKPARGLMSMALRADALAKPYGARVLTTHETAFRGFLISANEEQARALAEDPQVEYVQENGIVRVSGVQSPAPWNLDRIDQERLPLSNSYQAEDATGVNVYIIDTGIRASHSEFEGRAQVAFNNTTEFGDDFSGHGTAVAGIIGGKTYGVAKKVRLNSVKAFNQLGEATVDGLVQAMEWVANNAVTPAIVNLSFTTTSPFAPLDAAADVMASNPGLVLVVAAGNAGLNACTCSPARLQPDATHPFRERILTVGAIDEAQTRWSSGFNGSNFGECLDLWAPGANIKSAAMFSDEAWTNVEGTSFATPHVSGLAAILLSQGVLPAGIPARLIADASVDQVQLDVFDTTSPNRLLYKRPQATPIANGVATSVSDITGGQKNFKLEVPAGRPSVVFTLSGGTGDADLYVRYGQLPETYAYQCRPLRKGNNETCTLPNPLPGTWFVQLRAFTSYTTTLKGQY, encoded by the coding sequence ATGAAGAGCTGGAGCAGGTTGATCACCGCGTGTCTCGTCCTGACCTCGATGGGGGCGCTCGCTGCGCCACCTCGGGTGCCGGAGCAGGGCAAGCTGGTGAGGTCCCCGGAGCCCGTGAAGGGCGAGTACCTCGTCGTCCTCAAGGAGAAGCCCGCACGGGGTCTGATGAGCATGGCGCTGAGGGCAGATGCGCTGGCCAAGCCGTACGGCGCACGTGTCCTCACCACCCACGAGACCGCCTTTCGCGGCTTCCTCATCTCCGCCAACGAGGAGCAGGCTCGGGCGCTGGCCGAGGATCCCCAGGTGGAGTACGTCCAGGAGAACGGCATCGTCAGGGTGTCGGGCGTCCAGTCTCCAGCGCCTTGGAACCTGGATCGGATCGACCAGGAGCGGCTGCCGCTGAGCAACAGCTACCAGGCCGAAGACGCGACGGGCGTCAACGTCTACATCATCGACACGGGCATCCGGGCATCGCACTCGGAGTTCGAAGGGCGCGCCCAGGTCGCGTTCAACAACACCACGGAGTTCGGGGATGACTTCTCCGGGCATGGTACCGCCGTGGCGGGGATCATTGGAGGCAAGACGTACGGTGTCGCCAAGAAGGTCCGTTTGAACTCGGTCAAGGCGTTCAACCAGTTGGGCGAGGCGACGGTTGATGGGCTGGTGCAAGCGATGGAGTGGGTGGCGAACAACGCCGTCACGCCGGCCATCGTCAACCTGAGCTTCACCACCACGAGCCCGTTCGCACCGCTCGATGCGGCCGCGGATGTCATGGCGAGCAATCCCGGGCTCGTCCTGGTGGTCGCAGCGGGGAATGCCGGCCTGAACGCCTGCACCTGCTCGCCGGCCCGTCTCCAGCCGGACGCCACCCACCCGTTCCGGGAGCGCATCTTGACCGTGGGCGCGATCGACGAGGCGCAGACGCGCTGGTCGAGCGGCTTCAATGGATCCAACTTTGGAGAATGTCTGGACCTCTGGGCTCCCGGTGCGAACATCAAATCCGCGGCGATGTTCAGTGACGAGGCCTGGACGAACGTCGAGGGGACCTCGTTCGCCACACCTCACGTGAGCGGCTTGGCGGCCATCCTTCTGTCCCAGGGCGTCTTGCCCGCCGGCATCCCTGCTCGCTTGATCGCCGATGCGAGCGTGGATCAGGTGCAGCTGGATGTCTTTGACACGACCTCGCCCAACCGGTTGCTGTACAAGCGCCCCCAGGCCACGCCCATTGCCAACGGGGTGGCAACAAGTGTGTCCGACATCACCGGCGGCCAGAAGAACTTCAAGCTGGAGGTCCCGGCCGGGCGGCCCTCGGTGGTCTTCACCCTCTCCGGAGGCACGGGAGACGCGGACCTCTACGTCCGCTATGGCCAGCTGCCAGAGACGTACGCCTACCAGTGTCGGCCCCTGCGCAAGGGCAACAACGAGACGTGCACCCTGCCCAACCCGCTTCCGGGTACCTGGTTCGTCCAACTCCGCGCCTTCACCAGCTACACCACCACGCTGAAGGGCCAGTACT
- a CDS encoding HEAT repeat domain-containing protein has translation MRKSGNVSSKPIAVVGQASTPGGLLAGQRARVLFGVTLALLAVSLLGLWALASPSSAEAPSQESQSSQAAAPSAGGPSAPAPAVSSKPSTGTRAWTPGMLYRYSLSADQKLTFRPAQPGAQALPSMRFNLRGEWNVGVVSVDAERVDARVNIKLSSLTVDVGGAGPLAPDVQRSLSAALQLPFFLTYDKTGLATFTHFEQATDPLVRNILRGVVASSQFVVAGVPGATWSAEEYDTTGRYHAVYQRLASGRFEKRKESYSHVASPLGLEPLTGQIHITVSASSTFELERDLWARSLEGRERVEMEAGQAMPPTTYESSLSLSLLERRPDPTLIGTFMARRASLSTASMAAFQGMEQDPMEQYRQVLKGKDFDTLVKELRSLPEDPQAKDDARTQALEQLRALFMLHPSEALKVPGIIRAGMDPIAASPMLGALSAASTREAIQSLAEVCGDQSIPTDIRMDAVAALGVAKDPTREGLDALRGARNDADGMLRDTAKLALGNAAFQLSDTDAKGTEALVHELNSEYSTASNAEQQALALRTLGNTRSPDALSTFEDALRSADPQIRQAALEALRVIPDPRADQLLSEFMLKDPAPEVRRVAVFASGFRPLAPLLPALAQALRMDPTNGVRVDVIHLLGEQRAAVPEALPLLAWASEHDPNPDLRKAAASFVAMPTTGGSLPRSSP, from the coding sequence ATGCGGAAGTCGGGCAACGTGAGCAGCAAGCCAATCGCTGTCGTGGGACAGGCGTCGACCCCAGGAGGCCTCCTGGCGGGTCAGCGCGCACGCGTCCTCTTCGGGGTGACGCTCGCGCTCCTGGCTGTCAGTCTCCTGGGGCTGTGGGCGCTTGCGTCCCCGTCCTCTGCGGAGGCTCCCTCCCAGGAATCGCAGTCCTCTCAGGCTGCAGCCCCTTCGGCCGGAGGCCCGTCGGCGCCGGCCCCGGCCGTGTCCTCCAAGCCCTCCACGGGAACTCGCGCGTGGACCCCTGGGATGCTCTACCGGTACTCCCTGAGCGCTGATCAGAAGCTCACCTTTCGCCCGGCACAGCCTGGCGCGCAGGCGCTGCCCTCGATGAGGTTCAACCTCCGGGGCGAGTGGAACGTGGGTGTCGTCTCTGTCGACGCCGAGCGCGTCGATGCCCGGGTGAACATCAAGCTCTCCTCGCTGACGGTGGACGTTGGCGGCGCGGGCCCCCTGGCCCCCGACGTCCAGCGCAGCCTGTCCGCAGCCCTTCAGCTTCCCTTCTTCCTCACGTACGACAAGACCGGTCTGGCGACGTTCACGCACTTCGAGCAGGCGACGGATCCGCTCGTGCGAAACATCCTCCGGGGAGTCGTGGCGAGTTCGCAGTTCGTCGTGGCTGGTGTGCCGGGCGCCACCTGGAGCGCCGAGGAGTACGACACCACGGGCCGCTACCATGCCGTGTATCAGCGCCTGGCCTCCGGCCGCTTCGAGAAGCGCAAGGAGTCCTACTCCCACGTGGCGTCCCCGTTGGGGCTCGAGCCTCTGACTGGCCAGATCCACATCACCGTGAGCGCCTCGAGCACCTTCGAGCTGGAGCGCGATCTCTGGGCGCGCTCGCTCGAGGGGCGGGAGCGGGTGGAGATGGAGGCGGGCCAGGCCATGCCTCCCACCACGTATGAGTCGTCCCTGAGCCTGAGCCTGCTGGAGCGCCGCCCGGATCCGACGCTGATCGGCACTTTCATGGCGCGCCGGGCCTCTCTGAGCACCGCCTCCATGGCGGCCTTCCAGGGCATGGAGCAGGACCCGATGGAGCAGTACCGCCAGGTGCTGAAGGGCAAGGACTTCGACACCCTGGTCAAGGAGCTGCGCTCGCTCCCGGAAGATCCCCAGGCCAAGGATGATGCCCGCACCCAGGCCTTGGAGCAGCTCCGCGCCCTCTTCATGCTCCACCCCTCCGAGGCCCTCAAGGTCCCCGGCATCATTCGCGCGGGGATGGATCCGATCGCTGCCAGCCCCATGCTCGGCGCGCTCTCCGCGGCCAGCACCCGCGAGGCCATCCAGTCCCTGGCGGAGGTCTGCGGCGATCAGTCCATTCCCACGGACATCCGCATGGACGCGGTGGCCGCGCTGGGAGTGGCGAAGGACCCCACCCGCGAGGGCCTGGACGCCCTGCGTGGCGCGAGGAACGACGCGGACGGGATGCTCCGGGACACGGCGAAGCTGGCGCTCGGCAATGCCGCCTTCCAGCTCTCCGACACGGACGCGAAGGGTACGGAGGCCCTCGTCCACGAGCTCAACAGCGAGTACAGCACGGCCTCCAATGCGGAGCAGCAGGCGCTGGCGCTGCGGACCCTGGGCAACACCCGCTCGCCGGACGCGCTGAGCACGTTCGAGGATGCGCTCCGATCCGCGGATCCCCAGATTCGCCAGGCCGCCCTCGAGGCGCTGCGCGTCATCCCGGATCCCCGCGCCGACCAGCTCCTGTCCGAGTTCATGCTCAAGGATCCCGCCCCCGAGGTCCGGCGGGTCGCCGTCTTCGCCAGCGGCTTCCGGCCCTTGGCGCCCCTGCTCCCCGCTCTGGCGCAGGCGCTGCGCATGGATCCCACCAACGGAGTCCGGGTCGACGTGATCCACCTCCTCGGAGAGCAGCGCGCGGCCGTGCCGGAGGCGCTGCCCCTGCTGGCCTGGGCCAGCGAGCACGATCCGAACCCGGATCTCCGGAAGGCGGCCGCGAGCTTCGTCGCCATGCCCACGACTGGCGGCTCCCTTCCGCGCTCCTCTCCGTAG
- a CDS encoding LysR family transcriptional regulator, translated as MNTAPLSQLQVFLAVACLRSFSGAARELGVSTPAVSQAVRQLEELLRVTLLIRTTRSVSLTDAGRRLLEGAGPALGQALATLTEVSAQPGETVGRVRLTVPRVAVPFVITPVLPTFRERHPRVEVEVAIEDRFVDIVAEGYDAGVRLSESIERDMVQVRLTDAFRFVVVGSPAYLARHGTPQRPEELLRHECLCFRLPSSGALYAWEFERGRRTWRVPVRGGVVTNDNQLRVTLAEQGLGLTYAFEPMVAEQLRTGRLQQVLEAYAPTVPGFFLYFPSRAQRSPALRLFVDTAKELVRQRFSV; from the coding sequence ATGAATACGGCTCCCCTCTCGCAACTCCAAGTGTTCCTCGCCGTGGCTTGCCTGCGCAGCTTCAGCGGCGCGGCGCGCGAGCTTGGCGTTTCCACCCCCGCAGTGAGCCAGGCGGTTCGGCAGCTCGAAGAGCTGCTGCGCGTGACGCTGCTCATCCGGACGACGCGCAGCGTGTCCCTGACGGATGCAGGCAGGCGGTTGCTGGAGGGCGCGGGCCCGGCGTTGGGGCAGGCGCTCGCCACCCTCACCGAGGTCTCCGCTCAACCGGGAGAGACGGTGGGCCGGGTGCGGCTCACGGTGCCGCGGGTGGCGGTGCCCTTCGTCATTACCCCAGTGCTTCCCACCTTCCGCGAACGTCACCCCCGGGTGGAAGTCGAGGTCGCCATCGAGGATCGTTTCGTGGACATCGTAGCGGAGGGCTACGACGCGGGCGTGCGGCTGAGCGAGTCCATCGAGCGCGACATGGTGCAGGTGCGGCTCACCGACGCCTTCCGCTTCGTGGTGGTGGGTTCCCCCGCCTACCTGGCGCGCCATGGGACGCCCCAGCGTCCCGAGGAGCTGCTACGCCACGAGTGCCTCTGCTTCCGCTTGCCGAGCAGCGGGGCGCTCTACGCCTGGGAGTTCGAGCGGGGCCGCAGGACATGGCGTGTGCCGGTCCGCGGAGGCGTGGTCACCAACGACAACCAACTGAGGGTCACCCTGGCGGAGCAAGGCCTGGGGCTGACGTACGCCTTCGAGCCCATGGTAGCCGAGCAGCTGCGCACCGGGCGGCTGCAACAGGTGCTCGAAGCCTACGCGCCCACCGTCCCCGGCTTCTTCCTCTATTTCCCCAGCCGTGCGCAGCGCTCCCCGGCCCTGCGCCTCTTCGTGGACACAGCCAAGGAGCTGGTGCGTCAGCGCTTCAGCGTGTAG